In the Clostridium cellulovorans 743B genome, TATTCTATGTATTTTTATGTTAACTATAAGTATCCTTTTATATTTTATAGTCAAAGACATTGTTTGTAAACACTTTGTTCAGTATTTATGAAGAATGAAACCTAATACTTACATAAAAGTAGGTTGATAAACATATAAATGTATTAATTTATTATAACAAAGGGGGAAAAAAATGATCCATGATAATAGAATAAAACAATATGGTTTAAACAGTGAAGAAGCTGAGCAAAGGATTAAAAAGTATGGAAAAAACCAGATAGAAAATAAAAAATCCATATCACCGATTTTAATATTTATTAGACAGTTCAATGATCTTATGGTGTGGGTTTTAATAGGAGCTACGATTATTTCTTCTATAATGGGAGATAGGGCCGATGCAATAACGATAATACTCATTGTAATCATGAATGCTATAATGGGCTTTATCCAAGAATTTAGAACAGAGAAATCTCTAGAAGCACTGAAGCAAATGGCAGCACCAACAGCAAAGGTTATAAGGGATGAAAAATTACAAATTATAAATGCAGAACTATTAGTACCTGGAGACTTAATAATAATTGAAAGCGGAGATAGAATTCCAGCAGATTGCACTTTAGTGGAGAATAATAATCTTATCATCGATGAGGCATTGCTTACAGGGGAATCCGTTGGTGTTATAAAGAATCTTGGTAACAATAATAAGGTTTATATGGCAACTACAGTTCTTATAGGTAAAGGTGAAGCTGTAATAACAGCTACGGGGATGAACACTGAAATGGGGAAGATTGCTCATATGCTTCAAAATATTCAAGAAGAGAAATCTCCTCTTAAAGAGCGACTTGAAGACCTAGGAAAAATATTGGTTATATTATGTCTTTTAATTTGTATTGTTGTTACTGTAATGGGAATATTAAAGGGGAAAAATATTTATGATATGTTTTTACTAGGAGTTTCTTTAGCTGTAGCAGCTATTCCTGAGGGGCTTCCTGCAATAGTAACAGTAGCTTTAGCCTTAGGGGTATCAAGAATGCTTAAGAAAAATGCGTTGATTAGAAAGTTGCCAGCAGTAGAAACCTTGGGTTGTACTTCTATTATATGTACTGATAAAACTGGAACTTTAACACAGAATCTAATGACCCTTAAAAAAGTCTATGTAGATGGAAAAATTAAAGATATAGATGATGTATCAGTACAAACCCATGAAAGGTTAAAGGAGATCTTTGCTTTATGTTGTGACTGTGATTACAATTTTGATGAAGGGAATATGCAAAGAGTTGTAATTGGTGATCCAACGGAAACTGCACTAATTAAAGGATTCTTTCAGAAAAAAGAATCTTTGAGAGGTTTCTTAAATGGTTACAAGAAGTATTTTGAAATCCCTTTTGATTCTAATAGGAAAATGATGTCTGTACTATTTAAAAATGTAGAAGGAAATATTAGCTATGTCAAGGGAGCTCCGGAGAGGGTTCTGCCAAGATGTAAGTATATTATGATAGATGGGCAAGTGAAGCCAATAACTGATGTACATATAAGAGGA is a window encoding:
- a CDS encoding calcium-translocating P-type ATPase, PMCA-type: MIHDNRIKQYGLNSEEAEQRIKKYGKNQIENKKSISPILIFIRQFNDLMVWVLIGATIISSIMGDRADAITIILIVIMNAIMGFIQEFRTEKSLEALKQMAAPTAKVIRDEKLQIINAELLVPGDLIIIESGDRIPADCTLVENNNLIIDEALLTGESVGVIKNLGNNNKVYMATTVLIGKGEAVITATGMNTEMGKIAHMLQNIQEEKSPLKERLEDLGKILVILCLLICIVVTVMGILKGKNIYDMFLLGVSLAVAAIPEGLPAIVTVALALGVSRMLKKNALIRKLPAVETLGCTSIICTDKTGTLTQNLMTLKKVYVDGKIKDIDDVSVQTHERLKEIFALCCDCDYNFDEGNMQRVVIGDPTETALIKGFFQKKESLRGFLNGYKKYFEIPFDSNRKMMSVLFKNVEGNISYVKGAPERVLPRCKYIMIDGQVKPITDVHIRGIKDAVEALSDNALRCLAGAYKVGKQVNRENMEQDLVFVAITGIIDPPRKEAKEAVRKCIRAGIKPIMITGDHKNTAYAIGKELLICKDKDEVITGDELDKISDEDFMKISDKIKIFARVSPHHKYRIVKSFKKKGNIVAMTGDGVNDAPAIKESDIGISMGISGTDVTKEAAAMILLDDNFSTIVSAVEEGRVIYSNIRKFIRYLLSCNLGEVLTMFLASVYGLETPLLPIQILLVNLATDGLPAIALGMDPSDKEAMLQKPRQKNESIFANGLKEKIMIRGTLIGICTILAFIVGMYKGYDLKTCRTLALGTLIMSQLIHVFECKSENNSLFEINILDNLYLVASVLISVVLLISIIYVPMLSNIFHTSSLNLSQWAIIGFFSGVIAFISSVYMFIRKHNK